TCCACGATCATATTGGGTACGTCTCTCTTGACGATGTTGTATTCATCGTCGAAGTAGAGCATTGACATGGTGCTGAGCTTGGTGGGGATGCAACAGGAGTTCATGGAGCCAGGGCTCATGCCTCTCATCCGATACTGATTGACCACTGCCGTGTGGAAGGACGACGCCGACCCTGGCACTCCCGCCATGTACGCCGGACAGTTCCCCTCGCAGTAGTTCCCAAAGTACCCCGACGGCGCGATGATCCAGTCGTTCCAGCCGATGAGGCGGAAGTCTATGTAGAACTGCTGTCTGCAGCACAGACTACTACTCCCGTCACACTCCAGCCCCCTCTTCCTGATGCGGTGCTTGTTGTCCGCTTGCCGGGCCTGTACGACTAGAAACGGCCTGTGGGACTCGTCGTTCTGGTTCATGAGGATCGGTAAGACCGCCAGGTCCTCGCAGCCCTCGCAGCGCACGTCCAGGTTTTGCCGCCGGTCGCCCTTCTCGAACCCCATCTGGATAGCATTGGTCAGGGGGAAGGTGTGCCAGCCGCTCCTCTTCAGCTCCACACGCTTCTCCACCAGGTTCCACTTGCTGCCCAGGCCAGGCTCTTGGTAGTACACCTTGACTGTGACCTTCCTCCGCGGACCCTTGTCCAGGGTGTTAGGAAGCAGCCTGAAGTACAGCCACAGGGTGGCCTGGGTCACGTACAGGTGCTGGTTTCCCTCATTGGAGATCAGGAAGAACAGGCTGGATTTGGATGATACCAGCTCATCTGGGAAAGACAGGAACAGAATAGGGAAAGGTCAGTTTAATAGTAATTTTAAACCTTTAAAAGGTCAGTGTGGCAATGCTAAAAGAGGAGACAAACACACAGATTAATTGGCTATTAATTAACAAAAATACCCATCTTTCAAAAACCTTACTGATATTGGACAAAGCTTCAAGAAGATACTACCACACTGGGTGGTCCCAAGCTTGGACTGTTGGATGAATAGCTGGACAAGAACTGGGCACATAGGGAACAGTTCAACAATTTGGGATTAAATTGAGATAGACGGTTACTATGGCTTCCCTTGTTATGGCCTGTCTTACTGTC
The DNA window shown above is from Coregonus clupeaformis isolate EN_2021a chromosome 6, ASM2061545v1, whole genome shotgun sequence and carries:
- the LOC121586959 gene encoding inhibin beta B chain, translated to MALQISRLFFFIKKMINCIIKVALFMACVQSVLCKEAAPGSLNPLPGTETHTVAQETCTSCGIGQPEESGRVDIDFLEVVKRHILSRLQMRVRPNITHSIPKAAMVTALRKLHAGKVREDGRVEIPNLDGHATSNANEVLEESSEIISFAETDELVSSKSSLFFLISNEGNQHLYVTQATLWLYFRLLPNTLDKGPRRKVTVKVYYQEPGLGSKWNLVEKRVELKRSGWHTFPLTNAIQMGFEKGDRRQNLDVRCEGCEDLAVLPILMNQNDESHRPFLVVQARQADNKHRIRKRGLECDGSSSLCCRQQFYIDFRLIGWNDWIIAPSGYFGNYCEGNCPAYMAGVPGSASSFHTAVVNQYRMRGMSPGSMNSCCIPTKLSTMSMLYFDDEYNIVKRDVPNMIVEECGCA